Proteins encoded by one window of Lathyrus oleraceus cultivar Zhongwan6 chromosome 1, CAAS_Psat_ZW6_1.0, whole genome shotgun sequence:
- the LOC127079853 gene encoding ABC transporter C family member 2 has product MAFKPAVWYCRPVENGVWTRTVQNAFGAYTPCAVNNLVIGISHLVILGLCIYRIWLIKKDSKVKRFCLRSNIYNYVLGILAAYSVAEPLYRLIMGVSVLNLDGQSQLAPFEITSLIVEAFAWCSMLILLGIETKVYIYEFRWFVRFGLIYAIVGEAVMFNFVISVQQLYSRSVLYLYISEVICQVLFGVLLLVYVPTLDPYPGYTPIGTEVDADADAAYEELPEGELICPERRASLLSRILFSWMNPIMKLGYERPLTEKDIWKLDTWERTEELNNKFQKCWAKESQKPKPWLLKALNASLGGRFWWGGIFKIGNDLSQFTGPLILNQLLQSMQNGDPAGMGYIYAFSIFVGVVFGVLCEAQYFQNVMRVGYRLRSTLVAAVFRKSLRLTHEARKQFASGKITNLMTTDAESLQQICQSLHTLWSAPFRITIAMVLLYNELGAASLIGALLLVLMFPLQTLIISRMQKLSKEGLQRTDKRISLMNEILAAMDTVKCYAWESSFQSKVSNVRNDELSWFRKASLLGACNSFILNSIPVFVTVISFGVFTLLGGDLTPARAFTSLSLFAVLRFPLFMLPNIITQVVNANVSLKRLEELLLAEERILLPNPPLEPGLPAISIKNGNFSWDAKVERPTLSNINLDIPVGSLVAVVGSTGEGKTSLISAMLGELPPIVDSTVVMRGTVAYVPQVSWIFNATVRDNILFGSAFDPIRYERAINVTELQHDLELLSGGDLTEIGERGVNISGGQKQRVSMARAVYSNSDVLVFDDPLSALDAHVARQVFDKCIKGELRGKTRVLVTNQLHFLSQVDRIILVHEGMVKEEGTFEELSSQGVFFQRLMENAGKMEEYVEEKVDIEDTDQKSSSKPVVNGAVNDNSKSESKPKGGKSILIKKEERETGVVSLNVLIRYKNALGGAWVVLVLFGCYFSTEALRVSSSTWLSHWTDQSTVEGYNPGFYNLIYAALSFCQVLVTLTNSYWLIISSLYAARRLHEAMLHSILRAPMVFFHTNPLGRVINRFAKDLGDIDRNVAPFVSMFLGQISQLLSTFILIGIVSTMSLWAIMPLLVLFYGAYLYYQSTAREVKRLDSVSRSPVYAQFGEALNGLSTIRAYKAYDRMADINGRSMDNNIRFTLVNISGNRWLAIRLETLGGLMIWFTATFAVMQNGRADNQQEFASTMGLLLSYALNITSLLTGVLRLASLAENSLNSVERIGTYIDLPSEAPSVIDHNRPPPGWPSSGSIKFEEAVLRYRPELPPVLHGLSFNISPSDKVGIVGRTGAGKSSMLNALFRIVELEKGRILIDDYDIAKFGLADLRKVLGIIPQSPVLFSGTVRFNLDPFTEHNDADLWEALERAHLKDVIRRNSLGLDAEVSEAGENFSVGQRQLLSLARALLRRSKILVLDEATAAVDVRTDALIQKTIREEFKSCTMLIIAHRLNTIIDCDRILLLDGGKVLEYDTPEELLANEGSAFSKMVQSTGAANAQYLRSLVHGGDKTEREENKHLDGHKKWLASSRWAAAAQYALAVSLTSSQNDLQRLEVEDDNSILKKTKDALLTLQGVLERKHDKEIEESLNQRQISSDGWWSSLYKMIEGLAMMSRLARNRLHHSDYGFEDRSIDFDQIDI; this is encoded by the exons ATGGCTTTCAAGCCGGCGGTTTGGTATTGTCGGCCGGTTGAAAATGGAGTGTGGACAAGAACAGTTCAGAATGCCTTTGGTGCTTACACTCCATGTGCGGTTAACAATTTGGTGATTGGTATTTCTCATTTGGTAATTTTAGGCTTGTGTATCTACCGCATATGGTTGATTAAGAAGGATTCCAAAGTCAAGAGGTTTTGTTTAAGGTCAAATATCTACAATTATGTTCTGGGGATTTTGGCTGCGTATTCTGTGGCTGAACCTTTATACAGATTGATCATGGGAGTATCGGTTCTAAATTTAGATGGGCAGTCTCAACTTGCTCCATTTGAG ATAACTTCACTGATTGTTGAGGCTTTTGCCTGGTGCTCTATGCTGATTTTGCTTGGGATTGAAACTAAAGTCTACATCTATGAATTCCGATGGTTTGTCCGATTTGGTTTGATTTATGCTATTGTAGGAGAGGCTGTTATGTTCAATTTCGTCATTTCTGTCCAGCAACTTTATAGCAG ATCGGTGTTATATTTGTACATCAGTGAGGTGATCTGCCAG GTTTTGTTTGGAGTACTTTTGCTTGTGTATGTCCCTACTTTGGATCCTTATCCGGGTTATACCCCCATTGGTACTGAAGTTGATGCTGATGCTGATGCTGCATATGAAGAACTCCCTGAAGGAGAGCTGATATGTCCTGAAAGGCGAGCTAGCCTATTGTCAA GGATACTTTTTTCTTGGATGAATCCCATTATGAAACTAGGATATGAAAGGCCACTGACAGAGAAAGATATATGGAAATTAGATACGTGGGAGCGGACAGAGGAATTGAATAACAA ATTCCAGAAATGTTGGGCCAAGGAGTCTCAGAAACCAAAACCTTGGCTTTTGAAAGCATTAAATGCAAGCCTTGGAGGAAG GTTTTGGTGGGGAGGCATTTTCAAG ATTGGCAATGATCTTTCCCAATTTACGGGCCCACTTATATTGAACCAGCTTCTACAG TCCATGCAAAATGGTGATCCAGCTGGAATGGGCTATATTTACGCCTTCTCAATTTTTGTTGGAGTG GTCTTTGGGGTGTTATGTGAAGCTCAGTATTTTCAGAATGTCATGCGTGTTGGTTATCGTCTGAGATCAACACTG GTGGCTGCAGTATTTCGCAAGTCTCTAAGGCTTACCCATGAAGCACGAAAGCAATTTGCATCTGGAAAAATAACCAACTTGATGACTACTGATGCTGAGTCACTTCAG CAAATATGCCAATCACTTCACACTTTGTGGTCAGCTCCCTTTCGAATTACTATTGCTATGGTTCTTCTTTACAACGAACTAGGCGCTGCTTCCCTTATTGGTGCTTTGTTGCTAGTTCTCATGTTTCCATTACAG ACATTAATCATCAGCAGAATGCAGAAGCTGTCTAAGGAAGGGTTGCAACGCACAGACAAGAGAATTAGTCTCATGAATGAAATTTTGGCTGCTATGGACACTGTAAA ATGTTATGCATGGGAGAGTAGTTTCCAGTCTAAAGTATCAAATGTGCGAAATGACGAATTGTCATGGTTCCGAAAAGCATCATTACTTGGAGCG TGTAATTCATTTATCCTAAATAGCATTCCAGTTTTTGTAACTGTGATTTCCTTTGGAGTCTTCACCTTGCTCGGAGGGGATTTGACACCTGCAAGAGCTTTCACATCGCTTTCTCTGTTTGCTGTTCTTCGATTTCCTCTGTTCATGCTTCCTAATATTATAACTCAG GTGGTTAATGCAAATGTATCGTTGAAACGTCTGGAGGAGTTGCTCTTAGCTGAAGAGAGGATACTTCTACCAAATCCACCTCTTGAGCCAGGGTTACCAGCCATCTCAATCAAGAATGGAAACTTTTCTTGGGATGCAAAG GTAGAGAGGCCAACATTGTCAAACATAAATTTGGATATTCCTGTTGGTAGCCTAGTTGCTGTTGTTGGAAGCACAGGAGAAGGGAAGACATCACTCATATCTGCAATGCTTGGAGAGCTTCCTCCAATTGTGGATTCAACTGTTGTCATGAGAGGAACAGTTGCTTATGTACCTCAAGTTTCATGGATTTTTAATGCAACT GTACGGGATAACATTTTGTTTGGTTCTGCCTTTGACCCAATAAGATATGAAAGGGCAATAAATGTGACTGAACTGCAACACGACCTAGAGTTACTATCT GGCGGCGATCTTACTGAAATTGGTGAAAGAGGAGTAAACATCAGCGGTGGTCAGAAGCAAAGAGTATCCATGGCTAGAGCTGTCTACTCCAATTCTGACGTGCTCGTTTTTGATGACCCCCTAAGTGCTCTGGATGCACATGTGGCTAGACAG GTTTTTGATAAATGTATCAAGGGAGAATTGAGAGGGAAGACTCGAGTTCTTGTTACAAATCAGCTGCATTTCCTTTCACAAGTTGATAGAATCATTTTGGTCCATGAAGGTATGGTGAAGGAGGAAGGGACTTTTGAAGAGCTCTCTAGCCAGGGGGTTTTCTTCCAGAGGCTGATGGAAAATGCAGGAAAAATGGAAGAGTACGTAGAAGAAAAGGTAGATATTGAAGATACTGATCAAAAGTCCTCTTCAAAACCAGTGGTCAATGGAGCAGTTAATGATAATTCAAAGAGTGAAAGTAAACCCAAAGGAGGAAAGTCTATCCTTATTAAAAAAGAAGAACGGGAAACAGGTGTTGTCAGTTTGAATGTTCTAATCAG GTACAAAAATGCATTAGGAGGCGCTTGGGTTGTTCTAGTACTATTTGGGTGCTATTTCTCAACTGAAGCATTACGAGTGTCAAGTAGCACATGGTTAAGCCACTGGACTGATCAGAGTACTGTAGAGGGTTATAATCCAGGTTTCTACAATCTCATATATGCAGCTCTATCATTTTGTCAG GTTTTGGTGACTCTAACAAATTCTTACTGGTTAATCATATCAAGTCTTTATGCTGCCAGAAGGTTACACGAAGCCATGCTTCACTCCATCTTACGGGCTCCCATGGTTTTTTTCCACACAAATCCACTCGGAAGGGTCATCAACAGATTTGCAAAAGATCTAGGTGACATTGATCGTAATGTGGCTCCATTTGTGAGCATGTTTTTAGGTCAAATATCCCAACTTCTTTCGACCTTCATCCTGATAGGGATTGTAAGCACAATGTCCCTGTGGGCAATAATGCCATTGTTGGTATTATTCTATGGAGCATATCTATACTACCAG AGCACCGCTCGTGAGGTAAAGCGATTGGATTCAGTTAGCAGATCTCCTGTTTATGCACAATTTGGGGAAGCGCTAAATGGTCTATCAACAATTCGTGCTTACAAAGCTTATGATCGAATGGCCGATATAAATGGGAGATCCATGGACAACAACATTCGGTTCACGCTGGTGAACATAAGCGGAAACCGATGGCTTGCAATCCGATTGGAAACCCTAGGAGGCCTCATGATATGGTTTACTGCAACCTTCGCCGTGATGCAGAATGGCAGGGCAGATAATCAGCAAGAATTTGCATCCACCATGGGATTACTTCTCAGTTACGCTTTGAATATTACCAGCTTGCTCACTGGTGTGCTCAGACTTGCAAGTTTGGCTGAGAATAGTTTAAATTCAGTTGAGCGGATTGGAACTTACATTGATTTGCCTTCAGAAGCTCCTTCTGTGATTGACCATAATCGCCCTCCCCCTGGGTGGCCTTCCTCGGGCTCCATCAAATTCGAAGAAGCTGTTCTTCGCTACAGGCCGGAACTTCCTCCTGTGCTTCATGGCCTATCTTTCAATATTTCTCCAAGCGATAAGGTTGGCATTGTTGGGAGGACTGGCGCAGGAAAATCCAGCATGCTAAATGCCCTGTTTCGAATCGTGGAATTGGAAAAAGGGAGAATATTAATTGATGATTATGATATTGCAAAGTTTGGGCTTGCTGATTTGCGGAAAGTTCTTGGCATTATACCACAATCTCCTGTTCTCTTTTCGG GAACCGTGAGATTTAATCTTGATCCATTTACTGAACACaatgatgctgacctctgggagGCTCTGGAGAGGGCACATTTGAAGGATGTGATACGGAGGAATTCTTTGGGTCTGGATGCCGAG GTATCTGAGGCAGGCGAGAACTTCAGTGTAGGACAAAGGCAACTGTTGAGTCTTGCCAGGGCTTTGTTGCGGAGATCAAAGATTTTAGTACTTGATGAGGCAACTGCTGCAGTGGATGTTAGAACAGATGCACTCATACAGAAAACAATCAGAGAGGAATTTAAATCCTGTACAATGCTCATTATTGCTCATCGCCTCAACACCATTATTGATTGTGATCGGATTCTTTTGCTCGATGGAGGCAAG GTTCTTGAGTATGATACCCCAGAGGAGCTGCTGGCAAATGAGGGTAGTGCTTTCTCTAAGATGGTGCAAAGTACAGGAGCTGCAAATGCCCAATACTTACGCAGCTTAGTACATGGCGGGGACAAGACAGAAAGAGAGGAGAACAAACATCTGGATGGTCACAAAAAATGGCTAGCTTCTTCTCGGTGGGCTGCTGCAGCCCAGTATGCTCTTGCTGTCAGTCTCACTTCGTCCCAGAATGACCTACAACGGTTGGAAGTAGAAGATGATAATAGTATTCTCAAAAAGACAAAGGATGCTCTGCTAACTTTGCAGGGTGTTTTGGAAAGGAAGCATGATAAAGAAATTGAGGAATCTTTAAACCAACGCCAAATATCCTCTGATGGATGGTGGTCATCGCTTTACAAGATGATTGAAG GTCTTGCTATGATGAGCAGATTGGCCAGGAACAGGCTCCACCATTCAGACTACGGTTTTGAGGACAGATCAATTGACTTCGATCAAATCGATATCTAG